The following proteins are encoded in a genomic region of Oncorhynchus gorbuscha isolate QuinsamMale2020 ecotype Even-year linkage group LG11, OgorEven_v1.0, whole genome shotgun sequence:
- the csf3a gene encoding colony stimulating factor 3 (granulocyte) a, giving the protein MASYGQSAPILEYSGEAGQLVDDPEFNLSVENSKSLIKKVLDAIPETHTSCIHSETLILNSSSENRKLQYLAINLGIPSAPTLKALTDNFTLETCLRRMSEGLQVHQDLLRAVVQRLANTERITALLTDIRDLRVQINRMLKAVQVAESPVAVQPTATSLASRLTGDYEVQVATHLTLVQLQSFGQDIVRSLRNIAQANGESD; this is encoded by the exons ATGGCCAGCTACGGTCAAAGCGCACCGATCTTGGAATATTCTGGTGAGGCGGGTCAACTAGTCGACGATCCTGAATTCAACCTGTCCGTAGAAAACAGCAAGAGTTTGATCAAAAAGGTGTTGGATGCTATTCCTGAGACACACACATCGTGCATTCATTCTGAG ACCCTGATTCTTAACTCGAGCAGCGAGAACAGGAAACTACAATACCTGGCGATCAACCTTGGCATCCCCTCTGCTCCCACACTCAAAGCCTTGACCGATAACTTTACTTTG GAGACCTGTCTGAGACGCATGTCAGAGGGACTACAGGTGCACCAGGACCTGCTAAGAGCTGTCGTACAACGCCTGGCCAACACAGAGAGAATCACTGCACTGCTGACTGATATCAGAGATCTCCGCGTCCAGATCAACAGG ATGCTGAAAGCGGTCCAAGTGGCGGAGAGCCCGGTGGCGGTGCAGCCCACAGCCACAAGCCTGGCCTCTCGTCTCACTGGGGACTATGAGGTTCAGGTAGCCACACATCTGACTCTGGTGCAGCTCCAAAGCTTTGGCCAGGACATAGTCCGCAGTCTAAGGAACATAGCCCAAGCAAATGGGGAGAGCGATTGA
- the med24 gene encoding LOW QUALITY PROTEIN: mediator of RNA polymerase II transcription subunit 24 (The sequence of the model RefSeq protein was modified relative to this genomic sequence to represent the inferred CDS: inserted 5 bases in 3 codons; deleted 3 bases in 3 codons; substituted 2 bases at 2 genomic stop codons), translating to MISGYEISHFFISLCSRGSYGAGNDWPFSQPAHLVLPKVCHQFPGSSASSPCCRFWTCAPTVSVWLLTGCAWYCERLGELGPAASTEASHRACQERLRDLVNRTKNRALVHIACLENQASWTNVEQAFLKVTEGLNSLTNQTLRGKLEVCISLVKSIPTIVLEQSDPLHHSSFPSVHAFIVLEGTMNLTGETQPLMEQLMMIKRVQRIPAPRFVLEIXKTCFTGLIXSPEGTEELKWTAFTILETEEDRVYSPRLKTAENANIXNPGLILXAEPTVTNILKTVDADHSKSPEGLLVVQXHMLSGKGMDPLLAAIAATGKLTSFARMFIKLNEFLKHFSGEGFVLGASPAVRHILLHAVSRVADLRIRSDPVGPRPLGGEQDPEPRPPPL from the exons ATGATTTCAGGGTATGAAATAAGTCATTTCTTTATTTCACTATGTTCCAGAGGCTCTTATGGAGCAGGCAATGATTGGCCCTTCTCCCAACCCGCTCATCTTGTCCTACCTAAAGTATGCCATCAGTTCCCGG GGAGCTCTGCGTCAAGTCCCTGTTGTAGATTCTGGACATGTGCTCCCACCGTCTCAG TGTGGTTGCTGACAGGCTGTGCCTGGTACTGCGAGAGGCTCGGGGAGCTGGGGCCAGCGGCCAGCACTGAAGCCAGCCATAGGGCCTGCCAGGAGAGGCTAAGGGACCTGGTGAACAGGACCAAGAACAGGGCCCTGGTCCACATCGCATGCCTGGAGAACCAAG CCTCCTGGACCAATGTGGAGCAAGCTTTTCTCAAAGTGACAGAGGGCCTCAACAGTCTAACCAATCAGACACTGAGAGGCAAGCTGGAAGTGTGTATTTCATTGGTGAAGAG TATTCCTACGATAGTGTTGGAACAGTCCGACCCCCTGCATCACTCATCGTTCCCCTCGGTCCACGCCTTCATCGTGCTGGAAGGAACCATGAACCTGACGGGGGAGACTCAGCCACTGATGGAACAGCTGATGATGATCAAGAGGGTGCAG CGTATCCCTGCGCCACGCTTTGTGTTGGAGA TGAAGACGTGTTTCACTGGCCTCAT GTCACCAGAGGGCACTGAAGAG TTGAAGTGGACCGCCTTCACCATCCTCGAG ACTGAAGAA GACAGGGTGTACTCCCCACGGCTGAAGACTGCAGAAAATGCCAACAT CAACCCAGGCCTCATCCTGTGAGCCGAGCCCACCGTCACCAACATCCTCAAG ACAGTGGACGCAGACCACTCC AAGTCTCCAGAGGGCTTGCTGGTTGTGCAGTGACACATGCTGTCTGGAAAAGGCATGGACCCCCTCCTGGCTGCA ATTGCAGCCACGGGAAAACTCACATCCTTTGCCCGGATGTTCATCAA GCTGAATGAGTTTCTGAAGCACTTCAGTGGAGAAGGAT TCGTCCTCGGTGCGAGCCCTGCTGTTCGACATATCCTTCTTCATGCAGTGTCACGGGTTGCAGACCTACGGATCAGAA GTGATCCTGTCGGACCTCGGCCCCTCGGAGGAGAGCAAGACCCTGAACCCAGACCACCCCCGCTTTAG